One genomic window of Dermacentor andersoni chromosome 8, qqDerAnde1_hic_scaffold, whole genome shotgun sequence includes the following:
- the LOC126526715 gene encoding uncharacterized protein has product MTAYHPQSNGLVERFHQHLKASLMAHESPEKWVLPLPLVLLGTIAALKSELGCSCAEVVHGTHLRLSCDFLVATTKTPTPSPADYVAELQAFFSQIRAVPARPQDARSPYASPALTSATHVFVRNCAVRKPLQPHYSGPYCVLERHPTIFVVHVNGRSDIIALERLKPAYLEAPAPTAPPVCDAILLHPSPPPPHVTPNTNAKTRRVTSTFHGSSNFPLL; this is encoded by the coding sequence ATgactgcttaccacccgcagtcCAATGGACTAGTTGAACGTTTTCACCAGCATCTCAAGGCCTCCCTCATGGCGCATGAATCGCCGGAGAAGTGGGTCCTACCTTTGCCCCTCGTCTTACTTGGCACAATAGCCGCACTCAAGAGCGAACTAGGTTGTTCCTGTGCCGAGGTAGTCCACGGCACTCACCTGCGCCTTTCGTGCGATTTCCTTGTCGCCACCACCAAAACACCGACGCCATCACCTGCCGATTACGTTGCCGAACTGCAAGCTTTCTTCAGCCAGATACGTGCCGTGCCTGCACGTCCGCAAGATGCAAGGTCTCCGTACGCTTCtcccgcactcacctctgctacccATGTTTTCGTGCGTAACTGTGCCGTGCGGAAGCCTTTGCAGCCACACTACTCCGGGCCATATTGTGTTCTGGAGCGCCATCCAACGATATTTGTCGTGCATGTCAACGGCCGATCAGACATAATTGCCCTGGAACGGCTCAAACCCGCCTACCTTGAAGCACCAGCGCCAACGGCTCCACCAGTATGCGACGCAATCCTGCTGCATCCTTCGCCGCCGCCTCCGCACGTGACCCCCAATACGAACGCCAAGACACGCCGCGTCACGTCGACTTTCCATGGTTCGTCGAACTTTCCTCTTCTCTAG